The following coding sequences lie in one Globicephala melas chromosome 15, mGloMel1.2, whole genome shotgun sequence genomic window:
- the TM9SF4 gene encoding transmembrane 9 superfamily member 4 encodes MAAAMDWLPWSLLLLSLTCDTGAFYVPGVAPINFHQNDPVEIKAVKLTSSRTQLPYEYYSLPFCQPSKITYKAENLGEVLRGDRIVNTPFQVLMNSEKKCEVLCSQSNKPVTLTVEQSRLVAERISEDYYVHLIADNLPVATRLELYSNRDGDDKKKEKDVQFEHGYRLGFTDVNKIYLHNHLSFILYYHREDLEEDQEHTYRVVRFEVIPQSIRLEDLKTDEKSSCTLPEGTNSSPQEIDPTKANQLYFTYSVHWEESDIKWASRWDTYLTMSDVQIHWFSIINSVVVVFFLSGILSMIIIRTLRKDIANYNKEDDIEDTMEESGWKLVHGDVFRPPQYPMILSSLLGSGIQLFCMILIVIFVAMLGMLSPSSRGALMTTACFLFMFMGVFGGFSAGRLYRTLKGHRWKKGAFCTATLYPGVVFGICFVLNCFIWGKHSSGAVPFPTMVALLCMWFGISLPLVYLGYYFGFRKQPYDNPVRTNQIPRQIPEQRWYMNRFVGILMAGILPFGAMFIELFFIFSAIWENQFYYLFGFLFLVFIILVVSCSQISIVMVYFQLCAEDYRWWWRNFLVSGGSAFYVLVYAIFYFVNKLDIVEFIPSLLYFGYTALMVLSFWLLTGTIGFYAAYMFVRKIYAAVKID; translated from the exons GATTGGTTGCCGTGGTCcctgctgcttctctctctcaCGTGTGATACCGGGGCCTTCTACGTTCCTGGGGTCGCACCAATCAACTTCCACCAGAACGACCCTGTAGAAATCAAG GCTGTGAAGCTCACCAGCTCTCGCACCCAGCTGCCTTATGAATACTACTCACTGCCCTTCTGCCAGCCCAGCAAAATAACCTACAAGGCAGAGAATCTGG GAGAGGTGCTGAGAGGGGACCGGATTGTCAACACCCCTTTCCAGGTTCTCATGAACAGTGAAAAGAAGTGTGAGGTTCTGTGCAGCCAGTCCAACAAGCCAGTGACCCTGACCGTGGAACAGAGCCGGCTCGTGGCCGAGCGGATCTCAGAGGACTACTATGTCCACCT CATTGCAGACAACCTGCCCGTGGCCACCCGACTGGAACTCTACTCCAACCGCGATGGCGATgacaagaagaaggagaaggacgTGCAGTTTGAACACGGCTACCGGCTCGGCTTCACGGATGTCAACAAG ATCTACCTGCACAATCACCTCTCGTTCATCCTTTACTACCACCGGGAGGACCTGGAAGAGGACCAGGAGCACACATACCGCGTCGTCCGCTTCGAGGTGATTCCCCAGAGCATCAGGCTGGAGG ACCTCAAAACAGACGAGAAGAGCTCATGCACCCTGCCTGAGGGTACCAACTCCTCGCCCCAAGAAATTGACCCCACCAAGGCGAATCAGCTGTACTTCACCTACTCTGTGCACTGGGAG GAGAGTGACATCAAATGGGCCTCTCGCTGGGACACTTACCTGACCATGAGTGATGTACAGATCCACTGGTTTTCTATCATTAACTCCGTCGTGGTGGTCTTCTTCCTGTCAG GCATCCTGAGTATGATTATCATTCGGACCCTCCGGAAGGACATCGCCAACTATAATAAGGAGGATGACATT GAAGACACGATGGAGGAGTCCGGGTGGAAGCTAGTGCATGGCGACGTCTTCAGGCCCCCCCAGTACCCCATGATCCTCAGCTCCCTGCTGGGCTCGGGCATTCAGCTCTTCTGCATGATCCTCATCGTCATCT ttGTGGCCATGCTTGGGATGCTGTCACCCTCCAGCCGGGGAGCTCTCATGACCACGGCCTGCTTCCTCTTCATGTTCATGGG GGTGTTTGGTGGATTTTCCGCCGGCCGTCTGTACCGCACTCTAAAAGGCCATCGGTGGAAGAAAGGAGCCTTCTGT ACGGCGACATTGTACCCTGGCGTGGTTTTTGGCATCTGCTTCGTATTGAATTGCTTCATCTGGGGAAAGCACTCATCAGGGGCG GTGCCCTTCCCCACCATGGTGGCCCTGCTATGCATGTGGTTCGGAATCTCCCTGCCCCTTGTCTACCTGGGTTACTACTTCGGCTTCCGCAAGCAGCCATATGACAACCCTGTGCGCACCAACCAGATTCCCCGGCAGATCCCTGAGCAGCGGTGGTACATGAACCGATTCGTGGG CATTCTCATGGCTGGGATCCTGCCCTTTGGCGCCATGTTCATCGAGCTTTTCTTCATCTTCAGT GCAATCTGGGAGAATCAGTTCTATTACCTTTTCGGCTTCCTGTTCCTCGTCTTCATCATCCTGGTGGTGTCCTGTTCGCAAATCAGCATCGTCATGGTATACTTCCAGCTGTGTGCAGAG gATTACCGCTGGTGGTGGAGGAATTTCCTAGTCTCCGGGGGATCTGCATTCTATGTCCTGGTCTATGccatcttttattttgttaacaaG CTGGACATCGTCGAGTTCATTCCCTCGCTCCTCTACTTTGGCTACACGGCCCTCATGGTCCTGTCCTTCTGGCTTCTCACGGGCACCATCGGCTTCTATGCAGCCTACATGTTTGTCCGCAAGATCTACGCTGCTGTGAAGATAGACTGA